From a region of the Verrucomicrobiia bacterium genome:
- a CDS encoding UbiX family flavin prenyltransferase: MRFLVAITGASGALYAQRLLDNLDPAQHEVHVILSNYAHTVIAEELADGLRLPPGVRSHNLKSMNAPFASGSNPPDAMVVIPCSMGTLGRIAHGSSEDALLRAADVVLKEKRKLILVPREAPLNLVHIRNIELLLLAGALILPANPSFYSRPQTVEQVADTVVARVLDHLGVAHQLVGRWGQEEM, from the coding sequence ATGAGATTTCTGGTTGCGATTACAGGGGCCAGCGGCGCGCTTTATGCCCAGCGGCTGCTCGATAATCTTGACCCCGCCCAGCACGAGGTCCACGTGATTCTGAGCAATTACGCCCATACCGTCATTGCCGAGGAATTAGCTGATGGCTTGCGTTTGCCGCCGGGTGTTCGCTCGCACAACCTCAAGAGCATGAACGCCCCATTCGCCAGCGGCTCCAATCCACCGGACGCCATGGTAGTCATTCCTTGCAGCATGGGCACCTTGGGGCGCATCGCCCACGGCTCCAGCGAAGATGCTCTGCTGCGGGCAGCCGACGTCGTGTTAAAGGAAAAGCGGAAGTTGATACTGGTCCCGCGCGAGGCCCCGCTCAACCTGGTTCATATCCGAAATATCGAGTTGCTGCTCCTGGCCGGGGCGCTCATTCTTCCGGCCAATCCTTCCTTTTATTCCCGCCCCCAAACTGTCGAGCAAGTGGCCGACACGGTGGTGGCGCGGGTGTTGGACCATTTAGGGGTCGCGCATCAGCTCGTCGGCAGGTGGGGTCAGGAGGAAATGTGA
- a CDS encoding UbiA-like polyprenyltransferase yields MTAAAQQSPAAVVRKWAGFVKFSHTAFALPFALAAMVVAARDNRGWPGGRVFGLILAAMVCARTCAMAFNRIVDRKFDALNPRTARRHLPAGQVSLAGAVCLCVLAAAGLVAASFFLNRLCFYLSPLALLVICFYSLTKRFTDYTHVYLGVALALAPVGAWLAVKGGHLALLDIVQMLVLAAAVVLWLVGFDIIYALQDYEFDRAHGSRSLVVAWGPANALKAAFLAHMFMCGFLLAFGILCRFRIAFVVGWFIIVGCLVLEHWIARRRSLAWINVAFFRLNAVVSCVFLAVTVAEVVFQGGFRLR; encoded by the coding sequence GTGACCGCAGCCGCCCAACAATCCCCTGCAGCCGTGGTGCGCAAATGGGCTGGGTTTGTTAAGTTTTCCCATACGGCCTTTGCTCTTCCTTTTGCGCTGGCCGCCATGGTGGTTGCGGCTCGGGATAACCGGGGTTGGCCTGGCGGACGGGTTTTTGGACTCATCCTGGCGGCGATGGTCTGCGCGCGCACTTGCGCCATGGCCTTCAATCGAATCGTGGACCGCAAATTCGATGCGCTCAACCCGCGCACGGCCAGGCGCCACCTGCCGGCCGGCCAAGTCAGTCTGGCTGGGGCCGTTTGCCTGTGTGTGCTGGCAGCGGCCGGCTTGGTTGCCGCGAGTTTTTTTCTCAACCGCCTCTGCTTTTACCTGTCGCCTCTGGCGTTATTGGTGATTTGTTTCTATTCACTCACCAAACGCTTTACCGATTATACGCACGTTTACCTGGGTGTTGCGCTGGCACTGGCCCCAGTGGGAGCATGGCTGGCAGTCAAGGGCGGGCATCTGGCGCTGCTCGATATTGTTCAAATGCTGGTTCTGGCAGCCGCTGTCGTGTTGTGGCTGGTCGGCTTTGACATCATCTACGCTTTGCAGGATTACGAGTTCGACCGCGCTCATGGCTCGCGCTCGTTGGTGGTCGCCTGGGGGCCCGCCAATGCTTTGAAAGCCGCATTTCTCGCGCACATGTTTATGTGCGGCTTTCTCTTGGCGTTCGGAATCCTTTGCCGATTTCGCATCGCGTTCGTGGTGGGGTGGTTCATTATCGTGGGGTGCCTTGTGCTCGAACATTGGATTGCCCGGCGCCGCAGCCTGGCTTGGATTAATGTGGCCTTTTTCCGCTTGAATGCCGTGGTAAGCTGTGTGTTCCTGGCCGTTACGGTAGCCGAGGTAGTGTTCCAGGGCGGATTCCGTCTGCGGTAA